From the genome of Effusibacillus lacus, one region includes:
- the mutS gene encoding DNA mismatch repair protein MutS, whose protein sequence is MARYTPMIEQYLSIKEQAADALLFFRLGDFYEMFFEDAVTAAKELEITLTGRDGGVGERIPMCGVPYHSAESYIHRLIDKGYKVAICEQVEDPSQAKGIVRREIVRIVTPGTIMDGKAVQDKGNNYIASLVQTGEEIGLALCDVSTGEFYVVERDLQTIWDELQQFQPTEMVVPSGDEHKTIVQTVIERVGCLVTAEESNSHAETKATERLLQHFNLLSLESVGLAEVKTAVMAAGMLLSYLEKTQKRNLHHLKKPLLLTRETHLIIDSFSRRNLELTETIREKSRQGSLLWLLDKTVTAMGGRLLKKWVERPLAIRADIERRLNAVEELVNELLLREDLRNLLGEVYDLERLVGRVAYGSANGRDLLAIASSLSVLPEIRRRLLHCDSPLLQDVGGMIVELNEIVDLINSAIVDEPPVGIRDGGLIRDGYDAHLDKLKQASREGKQWIARLEQQERERTGIKSLKVGFNKVFGYYLEVTKSNVHLVPSYFERKQTLANGERYITPELKEKEALILEAEDKMIDLEQQLFLEVRDQVAAQLARIQQSAEAVAHVDALQSLATVAVERRYTKPVINDSDRILIEEGRHPVVEAVLKRESFVSNNTLLDCGSNQIALITGPNMAGKSTYMRQVALIVVMAQMGSFVPAKKAEIGIVDRVFTRIGASDDLTGGQSTFMVEMVELANILHHATRNSLIILDEIGRGTSTFDGISIAKSVIEYLHQSPSVGAKTLFATHYHELTELAGRLPGVTNYSTHVQEQGDSIVFLRKIIPQPADRSYGIQVAKLAGLPDKVLHRAKEILHVLESMPNAGLETAVASSAAASDDGETSQLSLNFDAKPHPVVAELQSINLLNMTPIEALTTLHRLQQMIGKG, encoded by the coding sequence ATGGCACGTTATACACCTATGATCGAACAGTATCTTTCAATCAAGGAACAGGCGGCAGACGCCTTGCTGTTTTTCCGGTTGGGAGATTTCTACGAAATGTTCTTTGAAGATGCGGTCACGGCTGCCAAGGAATTGGAGATTACTTTGACCGGAAGGGACGGCGGCGTTGGAGAACGGATTCCCATGTGTGGAGTTCCCTACCATTCAGCCGAGTCTTATATACACAGGTTAATAGATAAAGGATATAAAGTTGCCATTTGTGAACAGGTGGAAGACCCAAGCCAGGCTAAAGGAATTGTCAGACGGGAAATTGTCAGGATTGTCACGCCCGGTACCATCATGGATGGGAAGGCAGTGCAGGATAAAGGGAACAATTACATAGCTTCACTGGTTCAAACCGGAGAAGAAATCGGATTGGCTTTATGTGACGTTTCAACAGGCGAATTTTATGTTGTCGAACGGGATCTCCAGACAATTTGGGATGAACTTCAGCAATTTCAACCGACGGAAATGGTTGTGCCTTCTGGCGATGAACACAAAACGATCGTCCAAACCGTCATAGAGCGAGTGGGTTGCCTTGTGACAGCGGAAGAGTCCAACTCCCATGCGGAGACCAAAGCGACAGAACGCTTGCTGCAGCACTTTAATCTGCTCTCGCTGGAATCTGTTGGACTGGCGGAAGTTAAGACGGCGGTCATGGCTGCCGGGATGCTGCTGTCATATTTGGAAAAGACGCAAAAAAGAAATCTTCATCACCTGAAAAAACCACTTCTCTTGACCCGCGAAACTCATTTGATCATTGACTCCTTCTCCCGCCGCAACCTGGAATTGACTGAGACAATCCGGGAAAAAAGCAGGCAGGGTTCGCTGCTGTGGTTGTTGGACAAGACTGTTACAGCCATGGGCGGTCGCTTGCTGAAAAAATGGGTGGAACGTCCACTGGCGATTCGTGCCGACATTGAACGCCGGCTGAACGCGGTGGAGGAACTGGTTAACGAATTGTTGCTCAGAGAAGATCTGCGCAATTTGTTGGGAGAGGTATACGATCTTGAGCGCCTGGTGGGGAGAGTGGCTTACGGTTCCGCCAACGGGCGGGACCTCTTGGCGATCGCTTCCTCCTTGTCGGTTCTGCCTGAGATCCGCCGTCGGCTGCTTCACTGCGACAGCCCCCTCTTGCAAGACGTTGGTGGCATGATCGTGGAATTAAATGAAATTGTGGATCTTATTAATAGTGCGATTGTAGATGAACCGCCTGTCGGTATCCGTGATGGAGGACTGATCAGAGACGGATATGACGCCCATCTCGACAAACTGAAACAGGCCAGCAGGGAAGGAAAACAGTGGATTGCCCGCTTGGAGCAGCAAGAGCGGGAGAGGACCGGGATCAAATCCTTGAAAGTCGGCTTCAACAAAGTGTTCGGCTATTATCTGGAAGTTACGAAATCCAATGTCCATCTGGTTCCTTCCTATTTCGAACGGAAACAGACGTTGGCCAACGGGGAACGTTACATTACTCCCGAACTTAAAGAAAAAGAAGCGCTGATCCTGGAAGCGGAAGATAAGATGATCGATTTGGAACAGCAATTGTTCCTTGAAGTTCGGGATCAGGTAGCTGCCCAGCTTGCCAGAATTCAACAGTCGGCGGAAGCCGTTGCACATGTTGACGCTTTACAATCCCTTGCTACTGTAGCAGTGGAACGCAGGTATACCAAACCGGTCATTAACGATTCCGACCGAATTCTTATTGAGGAGGGACGGCATCCGGTAGTGGAAGCTGTTCTTAAACGGGAATCGTTCGTTTCAAACAATACGCTGCTCGATTGCGGTTCCAACCAAATTGCTTTGATAACCGGTCCAAATATGGCAGGTAAAAGCACATACATGCGACAGGTGGCCTTGATAGTGGTGATGGCCCAAATGGGATCTTTCGTTCCTGCAAAAAAGGCGGAGATTGGCATTGTGGACCGGGTGTTTACCCGTATCGGAGCTTCCGATGACCTGACAGGCGGCCAAAGCACATTTATGGTGGAAATGGTGGAACTGGCCAATATCTTGCATCACGCCACCCGTAACAGCTTGATCATCCTGGATGAGATAGGCAGGGGCACCAGTACATTTGACGGGATCTCCATTGCCAAGTCGGTGATTGAGTATCTGCACCAATCCCCTTCCGTCGGAGCGAAAACCTTGTTTGCCACCCATTACCATGAATTGACGGAGTTGGCAGGCCGGCTACCCGGTGTTACCAATTATTCCACCCATGTGCAGGAACAAGGGGACTCCATTGTGTTTCTGCGGAAAATTATCCCTCAGCCGGCTGACCGCAGCTACGGGATCCAGGTTGCCAAATTGGCAGGGCTTCCGGATAAAGTGTTGCACCGTGCCAAAGAAATCCTTCATGTTCTGGAGAGTATGCCCAACGCCGGATTGGAGACGGCAGTTGCAAGTTCTGCCGCAGCTTCAGATGACGGCGAAACATCCCAGCTGTCATTGAACTTCGATGCAAAACCGCATCCGGTTGTGGCTGAGTTGCAGTCCATAAACTTGCTGAACATGACACCGATTGAAGCATTGACAACCCTGCATCGGCTTCAACAAATGATTGGGAAGGGATGA
- a CDS encoding AAA family ATPase has protein sequence MNKGGRRSPVYRDLDEILEQFRSGQLALNDALRRLHTQEKPTLSKERKNMNSLQDTARFQQTLQELDTMIGLKQVKGLVREIYALIQIQQRRQAAKLAAEPVVLHMIFKGNPGTGKTTVARILARLLRELGFLSKGHLIEVERADLVGEYIGHTAQKTREQVKRALGGILFIDEAYSLARGGEKDFGKEAIDTLVKAMEDHKNDFVLILAGYELEIDLFLRTNPGLPSRFPITVSFDDYEEHELVQIGKQMLREREYRLSPEAEQKLRLHLKNKLAMDRRNFANARLVRNIIERAIRMQALRLLDVKNPTREELMVILPDDFSFEEGNIG, from the coding sequence TTGAACAAGGGCGGTCGGCGCTCGCCCGTATATCGGGATCTGGATGAGATTTTGGAACAATTTCGCTCGGGGCAATTGGCGTTGAACGATGCGCTTCGGCGGCTCCACACACAAGAGAAACCGACTCTGTCAAAAGAAAGAAAAAACATGAATTCATTGCAAGATACTGCGAGGTTTCAGCAGACGTTGCAGGAATTGGACACGATGATTGGGTTGAAGCAGGTTAAAGGTTTGGTGAGGGAGATTTACGCTTTGATTCAAATTCAGCAAAGAAGGCAGGCTGCCAAGCTGGCAGCCGAACCTGTCGTGCTCCACATGATTTTTAAAGGGAATCCGGGGACGGGGAAAACCACCGTTGCAAGAATACTGGCGCGCCTGCTAAGGGAATTGGGATTTTTGTCCAAAGGACATTTGATTGAAGTGGAGCGGGCGGATCTTGTTGGCGAATATATTGGGCATACAGCTCAGAAAACCCGTGAACAGGTGAAAAGGGCGCTTGGCGGCATCTTGTTTATTGATGAGGCCTACAGTTTGGCCCGCGGCGGCGAGAAAGACTTCGGGAAAGAAGCCATTGACACTCTGGTCAAGGCGATGGAAGACCATAAGAACGATTTTGTACTGATTCTTGCCGGTTATGAACTGGAGATAGATTTGTTTCTGCGTACCAACCCGGGGTTGCCCTCACGGTTTCCTATCACCGTATCGTTTGACGATTATGAGGAACACGAACTTGTCCAGATTGGCAAGCAGATGCTCCGGGAAAGAGAGTATCGGCTTTCACCGGAAGCGGAACAAAAACTGCGGCTCCATCTGAAAAACAAGCTCGCCATGGACAGGCGCAACTTTGCCAACGCAAGACTGGTGCGCAACATCATTGAGCGGGCCATTCGTATGCAGGCTTTACGGTTATTGGATGTCAAAAACCCCACCAGAGAAGAGTTGATGGTAATCCTTCCGGATGATTTTTCGTTTGAGGAGGGGAACATCGGATGA
- the miaA gene encoding tRNA (adenosine(37)-N6)-dimethylallyltransferase MiaA, producing MRCLVVIAGPTAVGKTRLSVDLASAFVGEIISADSMQIYRGMDIGTAKISREEMNGVPHWGIDIVDPQIPFSVVDYRELADKWLSDIWNRGHLPFLVGGTGLYIRALTESYNFTDFAGDPEFRNRLAELARIHGPQVLHDRLREVDPESASRLHPNDIRRIIRALEIYEYTGKPMSVQVEPSQRKTRFPVLKIGLTMSDRELLYQRINQRVDAMVEKGLVQEVQSLLDRGIHKELISMQAIGYKEIISYLEGQVTLEEAIETIKLGSRRYAKRQLSWFRQDPNFHWLEVDRMSWDDLYERCYRLVQEFQHRFANTVEIKEDGGTRA from the coding sequence ATGCGCTGCCTGGTTGTAATAGCGGGACCGACTGCTGTAGGGAAGACCAGGTTGAGCGTCGACTTGGCTTCCGCTTTTGTAGGGGAAATCATCTCGGCTGATTCCATGCAAATATACCGGGGAATGGATATAGGAACAGCCAAAATTTCACGGGAAGAAATGAATGGTGTGCCGCACTGGGGAATTGACATCGTGGATCCGCAGATTCCCTTCTCTGTTGTAGATTACAGGGAACTGGCGGACAAATGGCTTTCAGACATCTGGAATCGCGGGCATCTTCCCTTTCTGGTGGGAGGGACGGGACTCTACATCCGGGCCCTGACAGAATCCTATAATTTTACCGACTTTGCGGGAGATCCGGAGTTTCGTAACCGGTTGGCTGAACTTGCACGCATTCACGGGCCCCAAGTCCTGCATGACCGTCTCCGTGAAGTGGATCCGGAGTCGGCAAGCCGTCTTCACCCCAACGATATCCGCCGGATTATTCGAGCATTGGAAATCTATGAGTATACCGGTAAACCCATGTCCGTACAAGTGGAACCAAGCCAAAGGAAAACTCGATTTCCTGTTTTGAAGATCGGATTGACAATGAGCGATAGGGAACTTCTTTATCAACGAATCAATCAGCGGGTTGATGCCATGGTTGAGAAGGGGCTTGTTCAGGAGGTCCAAAGTTTGTTGGACCGGGGGATACATAAGGAATTGATTTCCATGCAGGCAATCGGGTATAAAGAGATTATCAGCTATTTGGAAGGTCAGGTGACGCTGGAGGAAGCGATCGAAACGATAAAACTGGGATCCAGGCGATATGCCAAACGACAGTTGTCCTGGTTTAGGCAAGACCCGAACTTTCATTGGTTGGAAGTGGACCGGATGTCGTGGGATGATCTGTACGAGCGTTGTTACCGGCTCGTGCAGGAATTTCAGCATCGGTTCGCGAATACAGTTGAAATAAAAGAGGATGGGGGTACCAGAGCGTGA
- a CDS encoding ferredoxin, whose amino-acid sequence MAKTYVDKDTCIACGACYSTCPDVYEADDEGYAFVKLPGGTEGFVEVPEEFLQDAMDARDGCPTESVKWED is encoded by the coding sequence ATGGCTAAAACTTATGTAGACAAAGATACCTGCATTGCATGCGGAGCTTGTTATTCCACTTGCCCGGATGTATACGAAGCTGACGATGAGGGCTATGCATTCGTAAAACTTCCTGGTGGAACGGAAGGTTTTGTGGAAGTTCCGGAAGAGTTCCTGCAAGATGCCATGGACGCTCGGGATGGTTGTCCCACCGAATCCGTTAAATGGGAAGACTGA
- a CDS encoding transposase, which translates to PLPIRQLRDLMRYRFKLTNFSSSEKNRLQNSLTVSNIQLGNVVSDTFGKSSMKIIDKLLDDPLDTSFDLEPLIHPSMIGKLPELELAIDGLITPEQAGKIKVIKQHYEDLESRKAELEAIILSLAESYLDEINLILTVPSFKNLFSAIAVVSEIGVNMDVFPTAKHLCSWAGLTPSNDESAGKKKSVRISRAGCYIKPLLVQCATAVVKSEKHPEIRNRYLQLKKRRGRIMAVAT; encoded by the coding sequence CTCCCTTGCCGATCCGGCAGCTTCGCGACCTGATGCGCTACCGCTTCAAGCTGACGAACTTTTCGTCGAGCGAGAAAAATCGGCTGCAAAACAGTTTGACGGTTTCCAACATTCAGCTTGGAAATGTCGTTTCCGATACGTTCGGCAAAAGCTCCATGAAGATCATTGATAAGCTGCTGGACGATCCGCTCGATACATCTTTTGACCTCGAGCCGCTCATTCACCCCTCCATGATCGGGAAACTTCCTGAACTGGAGCTTGCGATTGACGGACTCATTACGCCAGAGCAGGCCGGAAAAATCAAGGTCATCAAACAACACTACGAAGACCTCGAATCCCGAAAAGCGGAGCTAGAAGCCATTATTCTTTCTCTTGCCGAGTCCTACCTGGACGAAATCAACTTGATCTTAACTGTTCCGTCCTTCAAAAACCTGTTTTCCGCCATTGCCGTGGTTTCGGAAATCGGTGTGAACATGGACGTGTTCCCGACAGCTAAGCATCTATGCTCTTGGGCAGGACTTACACCTTCAAATGATGAAAGTGCCGGCAAGAAAAAGTCAGTAAGGATTTCGAGAGCCGGCTGCTACATCAAGCCTCTTTTGGTACAGTGTGCAACCGCCGTTGTTAAAAGCGAAAAGCATCCCGAAATCCGAAACCGCTACTTGCAACTGAAGAAACGCAGAGGCCGGATTATGGCGGTTGCAACCTGA
- a CDS encoding GTPase → MKNFLVIGRTNVGKTMFCVNFAEFLGLHRLDVYYQLPDGTTRQRKYDLPAARQELSGLGQHKTRSLQSIQLDLPGGKGSRKFKLTDSTGLTDGIHPDKSLRESMAQTLAELQYADCILHLIDLTEVARTGGLSAMGELDLQIAELGGMKSGYAMLANKIDLPEAKPALEIVQGEVGETRIIPISAKYRQGFREVKEYVWRLV, encoded by the coding sequence ATGAAAAACTTTCTGGTAATTGGCAGAACCAATGTGGGAAAAACAATGTTTTGCGTCAATTTTGCCGAATTCTTGGGGTTACATCGGTTGGACGTCTACTATCAATTGCCGGACGGAACCACCAGGCAAAGGAAATATGATCTGCCGGCTGCACGTCAGGAGTTGTCAGGACTCGGTCAGCACAAAACAAGGTCGCTTCAGTCCATACAATTGGATTTGCCAGGTGGTAAAGGTTCCCGCAAATTCAAGCTGACCGATTCGACCGGTTTGACCGACGGGATCCATCCTGACAAAAGCTTGCGGGAATCCATGGCTCAGACCTTGGCGGAATTGCAATATGCCGACTGTATCCTGCACTTGATAGATCTTACAGAGGTTGCGAGAACCGGAGGGCTCTCGGCTATGGGGGAACTGGATTTGCAAATTGCCGAATTGGGAGGTATGAAGAGCGGGTATGCCATGCTCGCCAATAAAATAGATTTGCCGGAAGCAAAGCCTGCCCTCGAAATTGTACAGGGCGAGGTGGGAGAAACGCGAATCATCCCGATCTCTGCCAAGTACCGGCAGGGATTTCGTGAGGTGAAAGAATATGTTTGGCGATTGGTATAA
- a CDS encoding class I SAM-dependent methyltransferase, whose translation MNVSLAVTTVPNPSADEIRLAQELAAELQVQYVPRSATVSKMQKQMGVLQMLVAGKRLTLHAHGREIFFHPSMAVVRVKRMLLGDTDLMVEKSGLQSGDVVLDCTLGMGSDAIVFAHAVGTRGKVIGLEQNPVLAALVRIGMRNWPSDVLEVAEAMRRVEVVAAHHLDFMRTMPDQSVDIVYFDPMFRSTVKESVNFDPIRELSITDAISPNSVEEAKRIARKSIVLKERAASGEFERLGFPPPLRRSSSFTYSVIFRRGEESF comes from the coding sequence TTGAACGTTTCCTTGGCCGTTACAACAGTTCCGAACCCTTCTGCAGACGAAATCCGGTTGGCGCAGGAATTGGCTGCCGAATTACAGGTCCAATATGTCCCCCGTTCGGCAACTGTGAGCAAGATGCAAAAGCAGATGGGAGTCCTGCAAATGCTGGTGGCAGGTAAGCGATTGACCCTCCATGCCCATGGCCGGGAGATATTTTTTCACCCATCCATGGCTGTTGTTCGTGTCAAACGAATGCTTTTGGGAGATACTGATCTTATGGTGGAAAAAAGTGGTTTGCAGTCTGGCGATGTTGTGTTGGACTGCACACTTGGAATGGGATCCGATGCTATAGTATTTGCCCATGCAGTCGGCACAAGGGGAAAAGTAATCGGCTTGGAACAGAATCCGGTACTGGCTGCTCTTGTTCGAATTGGCATGAGAAACTGGCCGTCTGATGTTCTCGAAGTCGCTGAAGCCATGCGGCGTGTGGAAGTTGTTGCGGCCCATCATCTGGATTTCATGCGGACGATGCCCGATCAATCGGTTGATATTGTCTATTTTGATCCGATGTTCCGTTCAACAGTCAAGGAATCGGTCAATTTTGACCCGATTCGTGAACTGTCAATAACAGACGCGATTTCTCCGAATTCTGTGGAAGAAGCCAAACGAATCGCCAGGAAATCAATTGTGCTGAAAGAACGTGCGGCAAGCGGGGAGTTTGAACGCCTGGGATTTCCGCCTCCCTTGCGGCGCTCCAGCTCCTTTACATATTCGGTGATATTCAGGCGGGGGGAGGAGTCGTTTTGA
- the mutL gene encoding DNA mismatch repair endonuclease MutL gives MAKIRVMDDLLANKIAAGEVVERPASVVKELVENALDAGATEIEIELVQGGLELIRVADNGSGIDSEDVPVAFERHATSKIMEDKDLFKISTLGFRGEALPSIAAVSRVEMKTRTENETAGSFIRIEGGRIQEIGVTAANKGTDIFVRDLFFNTPARLKYLKSIQTELGHATDYIERMALARPDVAFRLTHNSRILVQTAGDGKLPHAVTAVYGRETVKQMVDVEWENYDYRITGLAGYPELNRANRNHCTFLVNGRYVKSFQLFNAVQAAYHTRLPIHRYPVCVLHLQLDPTLVDVNVHPTKLEVRFSEEKDVYAAVQSAVQSALERSTFIPKALPRTPQTFSSGNEPAVKSTQSELKLDNPGRIRYSEQESATDSSNHRIPKHPVERIRETKPDFSKPVERIPVEAAMDLYRPDDKESVPDREQEPVYDSEPQVEHPIPRFRPIAQALGMYVIAESEEGLFIIDQHAAHEKVLFEKFSKRLQEKKIRPLPLLVPLTLELSPSEGQKLEKQLQMLAEYHMEVEQFGGGSFLVRSVPDIWSGLDIQRLASEFMDEFLAEGSLKDPRSLIEDKLITKACKSAIKANQWLSMPEMTALCDQLSELENPFTCPHGRPIIIHMTTYDLEKQFKRVM, from the coding sequence ATGGCCAAAATCCGCGTAATGGACGACCTGCTGGCCAATAAGATCGCAGCCGGAGAAGTCGTCGAGCGCCCCGCTTCGGTGGTCAAGGAATTGGTAGAGAACGCATTGGATGCGGGTGCGACAGAGATTGAGATCGAGCTGGTTCAGGGCGGCCTGGAGTTGATCCGTGTGGCCGACAACGGGTCGGGAATCGACTCCGAAGATGTGCCGGTAGCTTTTGAACGGCATGCAACTTCCAAGATCATGGAAGATAAGGATCTGTTCAAAATTTCAACCCTTGGCTTCCGCGGTGAGGCACTTCCTTCCATTGCGGCCGTGTCCAGAGTTGAGATGAAAACCCGAACGGAAAATGAAACAGCCGGTTCGTTCATACGGATTGAGGGAGGCCGAATCCAGGAAATTGGTGTTACGGCTGCCAATAAGGGAACTGACATATTCGTAAGAGACTTGTTTTTCAATACCCCCGCCCGCTTGAAATATTTAAAATCGATTCAGACAGAATTGGGCCATGCCACCGATTATATTGAAAGAATGGCTCTGGCTCGCCCTGATGTTGCTTTCCGCCTGACGCACAACAGTCGGATATTGGTACAAACCGCCGGTGACGGCAAGCTGCCGCACGCGGTTACGGCCGTTTATGGACGTGAGACGGTCAAGCAGATGGTGGATGTTGAATGGGAAAACTATGATTACCGGATCACAGGTCTTGCGGGCTATCCCGAATTGAATCGGGCCAATCGGAACCATTGCACGTTCCTGGTGAATGGAAGATATGTCAAAAGCTTTCAACTGTTTAATGCTGTGCAGGCAGCCTATCATACGAGGCTGCCGATTCACCGTTATCCGGTATGCGTCTTGCACCTCCAGTTGGATCCAACGCTTGTGGATGTGAATGTTCATCCGACCAAACTGGAGGTCCGCTTTTCAGAAGAGAAAGATGTCTATGCCGCAGTACAATCGGCGGTGCAGTCCGCTTTGGAAAGATCAACGTTCATTCCGAAGGCGCTTCCCCGGACGCCTCAGACTTTCTCATCGGGGAACGAACCGGCAGTCAAATCGACCCAGTCTGAACTAAAACTGGACAACCCTGGTCGAATTCGTTACTCAGAACAGGAAAGCGCGACTGATTCTTCAAATCACCGGATACCGAAACATCCAGTTGAGCGCATACGGGAAACCAAACCTGATTTTTCCAAACCTGTAGAGCGTATCCCGGTAGAAGCGGCTATGGATCTTTACCGTCCGGATGACAAGGAATCTGTGCCTGACAGAGAGCAAGAGCCAGTGTACGATTCAGAACCGCAGGTGGAGCATCCGATTCCGCGCTTCCGACCAATTGCACAAGCTTTAGGCATGTATGTGATTGCCGAGAGTGAGGAAGGACTGTTTATTATTGACCAGCATGCGGCCCACGAGAAGGTGTTGTTTGAGAAATTCTCCAAGCGGCTGCAAGAGAAAAAAATCCGGCCATTGCCTTTGCTGGTTCCCCTGACACTGGAACTGTCCCCATCAGAAGGGCAAAAGCTGGAGAAACAGTTGCAAATGCTTGCTGAATACCATATGGAAGTGGAGCAATTTGGCGGCGGTTCTTTTCTTGTGAGGTCAGTTCCCGACATTTGGAGCGGTTTGGACATCCAGCGTCTTGCATCTGAATTTATGGATGAATTTCTTGCGGAAGGATCACTTAAGGATCCGCGTTCATTGATTGAGGACAAACTGATAACAAAAGCGTGCAAGTCGGCGATAAAAGCGAACCAATGGCTTTCCATGCCAGAAATGACCGCTTTGTGCGATCAATTGTCGGAGTTGGAAAACCCGTTTACCTGTCCACACGGACGCCCGATCATCATTCATATGACCACCTATGATCTGGAGAAACAATTTAAGCGGGTGATGTAG
- the hfq gene encoding RNA chaperone Hfq, which translates to MNKPQINIQDTFLNQIRKENIPVIIYLVNGFQIRGVIKAFDNFTVIVEAEGKQQLVYKHAISTFTPMRNVNFSAE; encoded by the coding sequence GTGAACAAACCGCAAATCAATATTCAGGATACGTTTTTGAACCAAATTCGCAAGGAAAATATCCCGGTCATCATTTATCTCGTAAACGGGTTTCAAATACGCGGGGTTATCAAGGCGTTTGACAACTTTACAGTGATCGTGGAAGCCGAAGGAAAACAGCAATTGGTATACAAACATGCAATTTCCACATTCACTCCCATGAGAAATGTGAACTTCAGTGCAGAATAG
- the miaB gene encoding tRNA (N6-isopentenyl adenosine(37)-C2)-methylthiotransferase MiaB has translation MTVSDLLQLEDLTQAQGDMHRPTLVERESIDYKAIAKNVGRIGEGKKYHIKTYGCQMNEHDTEIMAGMLEEMGYTATNDHHEADFILFNTCAVRENAEDKVFGEIGRLKPLKNRNPQLILGLCGCMAQEKVVQELVAKTYPWVDVVFGTHNLHQLPELIDKARNSQETIIEVWDKAGAVIENLPKLRKEGIRAWVNIQYGCNKFCTYCIVPYTRGRERSRLLEDVVAEVKELAGLGFKEITLLGQNVNDYGIDLKAYDFADLLAAVNEIEEIERIRFTTSNPWNFTDKLIQTIANCEKVAEHIHLPVQSGNNTILRRMNRGYTREFYLDLVGRIRAAIPDVSLTTDIIVGFPGETEEQFLDTLQLVEEVRFDGAYTFIYSPRAGTPATRFKELVSETEQKDRLQRLIDVQNRISREINDEMKNQIVEVLVEGESKTNPDVLQGRTRTNKIVLFSGTRDLAGQIVQVRITEPQTWLLKGELVPQRAGLAV, from the coding sequence ATGACAGTGAGCGATTTGCTGCAATTGGAAGATCTTACACAAGCACAGGGCGATATGCACCGTCCTACGCTGGTTGAGCGGGAAAGTATAGACTATAAGGCGATTGCAAAGAATGTAGGGCGGATCGGAGAAGGGAAAAAGTATCATATCAAGACTTACGGTTGCCAGATGAATGAACACGATACGGAAATCATGGCCGGAATGCTGGAAGAAATGGGATATACCGCAACAAACGATCATCATGAAGCGGATTTCATCCTATTTAACACTTGCGCGGTCAGGGAAAATGCCGAAGATAAAGTGTTCGGGGAAATTGGCCGTCTCAAGCCATTGAAAAACCGCAATCCCCAGCTGATCCTTGGGTTGTGCGGCTGTATGGCGCAGGAAAAGGTCGTACAGGAATTGGTGGCGAAGACCTATCCGTGGGTGGATGTGGTATTTGGAACCCACAATCTTCACCAGTTGCCTGAGCTGATTGACAAAGCCCGCAACTCGCAGGAAACGATTATTGAAGTATGGGACAAAGCGGGTGCAGTTATTGAAAACCTGCCAAAACTCCGTAAAGAAGGCATCCGTGCATGGGTTAACATCCAATATGGCTGCAATAAGTTTTGCACCTACTGTATTGTCCCCTATACCCGAGGACGCGAGCGGAGCCGTTTGCTGGAAGACGTGGTGGCGGAAGTGAAGGAACTGGCAGGCTTGGGGTTTAAGGAAATCACGCTGCTGGGCCAGAATGTCAACGATTACGGGATTGACCTGAAAGCATATGATTTTGCCGATTTGTTGGCTGCTGTCAACGAAATTGAGGAGATTGAACGAATCCGGTTTACCACTTCAAATCCGTGGAATTTTACTGACAAACTGATCCAAACCATTGCGAATTGTGAAAAGGTGGCGGAGCATATTCATCTCCCGGTGCAATCGGGCAATAATACAATCCTTCGCCGAATGAACCGGGGTTATACACGGGAATTCTACCTGGATCTTGTCGGACGAATCCGTGCAGCCATTCCTGACGTTTCGTTGACAACAGACATTATCGTTGGATTTCCGGGTGAAACGGAAGAACAGTTTCTGGATACACTGCAGTTGGTGGAAGAAGTCCGATTTGACGGGGCCTACACCTTCATTTATTCGCCTCGTGCCGGAACACCTGCAACCCGCTTTAAGGAACTGGTTTCGGAAACGGAACAGAAGGATCGTTTGCAGCGACTGATCGATGTTCAAAACCGCATCTCGCGTGAAATCAACGACGAGATGAAGAACCAGATTGTTGAGGTCCTTGTGGAAGGTGAATCAAAGACGAATCCCGATGTTCTGCAGGGCCGCACCCGTACCAACAAAATTGTACTGTTCAGCGGAACCCGAGACCTGGCAGGCCAGATTGTCCAAGTTCGCATTACCGAGCCGCAAACATGGTTGCTCAAAGGGGAACTCGTTCCTCAACGAGCGGGGCTGGCTGTATAA